In a single window of the Elaeis guineensis isolate ETL-2024a chromosome 8, EG11, whole genome shotgun sequence genome:
- the LOC140851058 gene encoding uncharacterized protein, translated as MYSSEPPTGGASPRQELRGARPPRLKVRKDPYKIKKAPVAPPSPRPTAPPPQHRPPVIIYTVSPKVIHTTPNEFMSLVQRLTGAASSSSTANAAACSSSNVNTVGETASSTARLDTVEKRAHTTDEEGPRKSGEDVFDQLGIDVGASSFFSSSMEPNSLNLLHEPNPAFDGNRNFMENNTFLASPAETSTGGYWDPFNHYQDFDQFDP; from the coding sequence atgtacTCCTCTGAGCCACCGACAGGTGGGGCTTCGCCAAGACAAGAGCTCCGAGGAGCCCGGCCGCCCCGTCTCAAGGTTCGAAAGGACCCATACAAGATTAAGAAGGCTCCTGTGGCGCCGCCTTCTCCCCGGCCTACTGCGCCGCCTCCTCAGCATCGGCCACCAGTCATAATTTACACCGTCTCGCCCAAGGTCATCCACACCACCCCTAACGAGTTCATGTCGCTGGTGCAACGCCTCACTGGTGCTGCCTCGTCTTCCTCCACTGCCAATGCTGCTGCTTGCTCGTCTTCTAATGTTAATACTGTTGGAGAAACAGCGTCCTCCACTGCTCGTTTGGATACAGTCGAGAAGAGAGCACACACAACCGATGAGGAGGGGCCGAGGAAGAGTGGAGAGGATGTATTCGATCAACTAGGAATTGATGTTGGGGCGTCTAGCTTCTTCTCATCCTCGATGGAACCAAATTCTCTTAACCTCTTGCATGAACCCAACCCGGCTTTCGATGGAAACAGAAATTTTATGGAGAATAATACCTTCTTGGCTAGTCCTGCTGAAACTTCTACTGGTGGTTACTGGGACCCCTTCAACCATTACCAGGACTTTGATCAGTTTGATCCATAG